The proteins below are encoded in one region of Mangifera indica cultivar Alphonso unplaced genomic scaffold, CATAS_Mindica_2.1 Un_0004, whole genome shotgun sequence:
- the LOC123205369 gene encoding uncharacterized protein LOC123205369 has translation MIVKPITVDRYEVYSSGRSVAIVNLATKECSCKKFQLSQIACAHVAAIARFQNLSNCYPWVNKYYSTEYWKAVYREAVEPLGDPSEWVQPEDIRIVNPPQIQQRRSGHPSERNRRPSQGEEIRQIECSRCHQKGHTRLVCKNPLTEATTSLSGRNAIANSVFVIVSLDYKFNKLA, from the exons ATGATTGTCAAACCAATAACCGTTGATAGATACGAAGTGTATAGCAGTGGTAGATCTGTCGCTATCGTGAATCTTGCAACAAAAGAATGCAGCTGCAAAAAATTTCAGCTTTCACAAATAGCATGCGCACATGTTGCGGCAATTGCCAGATTTCAAAACCTCTCAAATTGTTATCCttgggtaaataaatattactcaacTGAATATTGGAAAGCTGTCTATCGAGAGGCTGTTGAACCTTTGGGAGATCCTTCCGAATGGGTGCAACCTGAAGATATCCGTATTGTTAATCCACCACAAATACAACAACGACGTTCTGGTCATCCTTCAGAACGTAATAGACGACCGTCACAAGGAGAAGAAATACGTCAAATTGAATGTAGCAGATGTCATCAGAAAGGGCACACGCGTTTAGTTTGTAAAAATCCCTTAACGGAGGCTACAACATCTTTATCAG GCCGTAATGCAATTGCAAATTCTGTTTTTGTTATTGTCAGCCTGGattacaaatttaacaaattagcATAA